Proteins from a genomic interval of Enterococcus faecium:
- a CDS encoding YibE/F family protein — translation MLLIGGKQGLFALGSLIINIVLLLLLLLIFTKTEGISLLNISILFVVIGMIISILALDGWNRSSIIKISAAVTSVFLAFFICLLTMNHWKDQGLRYEELNYLTRPYRSVFLSSVLIGTAGGTLDTVITVIATLEELTKRQPEITAKQLWLSGRQVGRDVIGSMTNILLFVYISGSVPSLLLYLGNQWSFKETIEQHLSLEFLRVIAGSLGIVLSIPISVLFFLTVRRLKR, via the coding sequence ATGTTGCTTATTGGCGGAAAACAGGGTCTATTTGCTTTAGGAAGTCTCATCATCAATATCGTTTTACTTTTACTTTTGTTGCTCATCTTTACTAAAACAGAAGGGATTTCTCTATTAAATATATCTATCCTGTTCGTCGTTATAGGGATGATTATTAGCATATTGGCTTTAGATGGATGGAATAGAAGCAGTATAATCAAAATTTCAGCTGCAGTTACGAGTGTTTTTTTAGCATTTTTTATTTGTCTTTTGACAATGAATCATTGGAAAGACCAAGGACTGCGCTATGAGGAACTGAATTATCTGACACGACCGTATCGTTCTGTTTTTCTTTCTAGCGTACTGATTGGAACAGCTGGAGGAACACTCGATACCGTTATCACAGTCATTGCGACATTAGAAGAATTGACTAAGCGACAACCAGAAATAACAGCGAAACAGTTATGGCTTTCAGGAAGGCAAGTGGGTCGAGATGTGATTGGCTCGATGACCAATATCCTTTTGTTCGTCTATATCAGTGGGTCAGTTCCATCGCTTCTTTTATATTTAGGAAATCAATGGTCGTTCAAAGAAACGATAGAACAGCATTTATCATTGGAATTTTTACGCGTCATTGCTGGCAGCTTAGGAATAGTATTATCGATCCCTATCTCGGTCCTCTTTTTTCTGACTGTAAGGAGGCTGAAACGATGA
- the liaX gene encoding daptomycin-sensing surface protein LiaX: MKERERILDLVKKGILSTEEGLDLLESMATEKDEKQIKKEADKVTASHKEKDQASQLIDKLENGEEEISEPVDPKERERQDQENLEKILDELATEANKTSARLDEVNAQFADNKAARNEKQEALMQLNTKEELGELTEEELAQRQTLEAEIKELEASGDTLLEEQLKLEAELKDIRKNQWSEKKETFTDKFELPDDWKDQATDTLNQVGEKMSEAGSQLGKFLKKTFQTVSETVNDNMEWKDVSLRVPGIATTKFEHEFYYEAPAASILDIKAANGNVTLKTWDSNDVKVEAKIKLYGKMGAEPFEAFSERSQIEVNEDHISFQIPNKRVRADLVFYLPKRVYDHAAIKLLNGNIMIETLEAKDIYTKSTNGNIIVDQLTATMLEVEGVNGNIDIRNGNILDSIIETVNGTVTFGATAENLSVSLVNGDVRLTIKEDNLKKVEASSVNGNVKVALPDGIGLEGHAKTSLGSINSRLSNYEVVREKKERTNQMLQFRRVSDGEITQVQLSTTTGSIYLKDTDK, from the coding sequence ATGAAAGAAAGAGAACGTATTTTAGATTTAGTGAAAAAAGGAATCCTTTCGACTGAAGAAGGCTTAGATTTATTAGAAAGCATGGCAACTGAAAAAGACGAAAAGCAAATAAAAAAAGAAGCAGACAAGGTAACTGCTAGTCATAAAGAAAAAGATCAGGCAAGTCAATTGATCGATAAACTTGAAAACGGCGAAGAAGAAATTTCTGAGCCAGTTGATCCAAAGGAAAGAGAAAGACAAGATCAAGAAAACTTAGAAAAGATCTTAGATGAACTAGCAACTGAAGCGAATAAAACTTCGGCGCGTCTAGATGAAGTAAATGCTCAATTCGCTGACAATAAGGCAGCACGCAATGAGAAACAGGAAGCATTGATGCAGCTGAATACAAAAGAAGAATTAGGCGAGTTGACAGAAGAAGAATTAGCACAGCGTCAGACGTTAGAAGCAGAAATCAAAGAATTAGAAGCTAGTGGCGATACACTGTTAGAAGAACAATTGAAATTAGAAGCAGAATTAAAAGATATCCGTAAGAATCAATGGTCTGAGAAAAAAGAAACGTTTACTGATAAGTTTGAATTGCCAGATGATTGGAAAGATCAAGCAACAGATACACTGAATCAAGTAGGCGAAAAAATGTCAGAAGCTGGATCACAGTTAGGCAAATTCTTGAAGAAAACATTCCAAACTGTTTCAGAAACAGTGAATGACAACATGGAATGGAAAGATGTCAGCTTACGTGTCCCTGGGATTGCGACAACGAAATTTGAGCATGAATTTTACTATGAAGCTCCTGCAGCAAGTATCCTTGATATCAAGGCAGCAAACGGAAACGTGACGTTAAAAACGTGGGACAGCAACGATGTGAAAGTTGAAGCTAAGATCAAACTTTACGGAAAAATGGGTGCTGAACCATTTGAAGCATTCTCTGAACGGAGCCAGATTGAGGTTAATGAAGATCATATCTCCTTCCAAATTCCAAATAAACGTGTGCGTGCAGACCTTGTTTTCTACTTACCTAAACGAGTATACGACCACGCAGCTATTAAACTTCTAAATGGCAACATCATGATTGAAACATTGGAAGCTAAAGATATTTATACAAAATCTACGAATGGTAACATCATCGTGGACCAATTAACTGCAACGATGCTGGAAGTAGAAGGTGTAAACGGCAATATCGATATTCGAAACGGGAACATCTTAGATTCTATTATCGAAACAGTAAATGGTACAGTGACATTTGGTGCGACAGCAGAAAACCTTTCTGTGTCTTTGGTAAATGGTGATGTACGTCTTACGATTAAAGAAGATAATTTGAAAAAAGTAGAAGCAAGTTCAGTGAACGGAAATGTCAAAGTCGCTTTACCAGATGGCATCGGTTTGGAAGGACATGCTAAAACAAGTCTTGGAAGTATCAACAGCCGTCTGTCCAATTACGAAGTAGTTCGTGAGAAAAAAGAACGGACAAACCAAATGTTGCAATTCCGTCGTGTTTCAGATGGTGAAATCACGCAAGTGCAACTTTCAACGACAACAGGAAGTATCTATTTAAAAGATACAGATAAATAA
- a CDS encoding PspC domain-containing protein, whose amino-acid sequence MMKKKLTKSNKNVVLTGTLAGIGEYIGIDPTVIRVLYVFLSLVAFGSPIILYILLALIIPSARSARTNYGHNNAYYEKNNYREQTREQTKKRKEAEKIDDDEWSDF is encoded by the coding sequence ATGATGAAAAAAAAGTTGACAAAATCCAATAAAAATGTTGTTTTGACAGGGACTTTAGCAGGAATAGGAGAATACATCGGGATTGATCCGACTGTTATCCGTGTGCTTTATGTATTCCTGAGCTTAGTTGCTTTTGGAAGTCCAATCATTTTATACATTTTATTAGCTTTGATTATCCCATCTGCGCGTTCTGCACGAACAAACTATGGACATAACAATGCATATTATGAAAAAAACAATTATCGTGAACAAACTCGTGAACAAACAAAAAAACGCAAAGAAGCGGAAAAAATCGATGATGACGAATGGAGTGACTTTTAA
- a CDS encoding phage holin family protein — protein sequence MSYFQRILVNTLTFISLAVLFPAMVHVSSIWTAVLASFVLSVLNMFVKPILTILSLPFTLVTLGLFTFVINAAILKMTSFFVGAEHFSFSSFGAALLVAILMSLVNVIVSEHNSRK from the coding sequence ATGTCGTACTTTCAACGTATTTTAGTTAATACGTTAACATTCATATCATTGGCTGTTCTTTTTCCTGCGATGGTCCATGTGAGCAGTATTTGGACGGCCGTTCTTGCCAGCTTCGTATTGTCTGTGTTGAATATGTTTGTCAAACCGATTTTGACGATACTGTCCCTGCCCTTTACATTAGTCACATTGGGATTGTTTACGTTTGTTATCAATGCAGCGATTCTTAAAATGACCTCCTTTTTTGTGGGAGCAGAACATTTTAGTTTTTCTTCATTCGGTGCAGCGTTGTTAGTAGCTATCTTGATGTCGCTTGTCAATGTAATTGTCAGCGAACATAACAGTAGAAAATAA
- the hprK gene encoding HPr(Ser) kinase/phosphatase, with translation MSEVVKVSQLVKKLSLEIVTGDEKSLDRVIVTGDISRPGLELTGYFNYYSHNRLQLFGSKEISFAERMIPEERLIIMRRLCSEDMPAFIISRGLPAPEEMIQAANENGIAVLRSPISTSRLLGELSSYLDGRLAPRTSVHGVLVDVYGLGVLIQGDSGIGKSETALELIKRGHRLIADDRVDVYQQDELTVIGEPPKILEHLIEIRGIGIIDVMNLFGASAVRGSMQVQLAVYLEAWAKDKKYDRLGSEDTTVEIAEVGIPQIKIPVKTGRNVAIIIEVAAMNFRARTMGFDATKTFEERLSRLIEENSGND, from the coding sequence ATGTCAGAAGTTGTAAAAGTTAGCCAATTAGTGAAAAAATTATCTTTGGAAATCGTGACAGGCGACGAGAAAAGCTTAGACCGTGTCATCGTAACTGGGGACATCTCACGCCCAGGACTAGAGTTGACTGGTTATTTTAATTATTATTCCCATAATCGTTTACAGCTATTTGGCAGTAAAGAAATCAGTTTTGCGGAACGGATGATCCCAGAAGAGCGTTTGATCATCATGAGAAGATTATGTAGTGAAGATATGCCCGCATTTATTATTTCAAGAGGATTACCGGCTCCAGAAGAAATGATCCAGGCAGCAAATGAAAATGGGATAGCTGTACTGCGTTCTCCCATCTCAACTTCTCGTTTATTAGGAGAATTATCCAGTTATTTAGATGGTCGCCTTGCCCCTCGAACAAGTGTCCACGGTGTTTTAGTGGATGTTTACGGATTAGGTGTACTGATTCAAGGTGACAGTGGGATAGGAAAAAGTGAAACAGCGTTGGAGTTGATCAAACGCGGTCATCGATTGATCGCAGACGATCGAGTAGATGTTTATCAGCAAGATGAATTAACGGTGATCGGAGAACCGCCTAAAATCCTGGAACATCTAATTGAAATCCGAGGAATCGGGATCATTGATGTAATGAATCTTTTTGGTGCGAGTGCGGTACGTGGCTCTATGCAAGTCCAGTTGGCTGTTTATCTGGAAGCATGGGCAAAAGATAAGAAATACGACCGTCTGGGCTCTGAAGACACGACCGTTGAAATCGCGGAAGTGGGCATTCCACAAATAAAAATCCCTGTCAAAACAGGACGAAACGTTGCAATCATCATTGAAGTAGCCGCGATGAATTTCCGTGCACGTACAATGGGCTTTGACGCAACGAAAACATTTGAAGAAAGATTAAGTCGCTTGATTGAAGAAAACTCAGGCAACGACTAG
- the lgt gene encoding prolipoprotein diacylglyceryl transferase: protein MLAQINRVAFELVGIPIYWYALIIVSGIIIAMWLSSREAVRVGLKADDVTDFMLWGLPISIIGARLYYVLFDLPQYIADPIQIFNIRSGGLAIYGGLIAGAITLYFFTKYHFISLWTFLDIAAPSVLLAQAIGRWGNFMNHEAYGPDTTRSFLESLHLPQFIIDNMYIEGIYRQPTFLYESLWSLIGFILLLFLRKKPHLLKKGEVLVCYLMWYSFGRFFIEGLRTDSLYFLGVIRISQLLSAVLFVGTLILFIWRRKKGNLPDYDRSLGKNQQII from the coding sequence ATGTTAGCACAAATCAATCGAGTTGCTTTTGAGCTTGTAGGGATTCCTATCTACTGGTATGCATTGATCATCGTATCAGGTATCATTATCGCCATGTGGCTTAGCAGCAGAGAGGCTGTTCGGGTAGGATTAAAAGCAGATGATGTGACAGATTTTATGTTGTGGGGATTGCCTATCTCCATTATTGGCGCTCGCTTATATTATGTTTTATTTGATCTTCCCCAGTATATAGCTGATCCAATCCAAATATTCAATATCCGTTCAGGAGGCTTAGCTATTTATGGCGGACTGATTGCAGGCGCGATCACGCTGTATTTTTTTACTAAATATCATTTTATTTCTTTGTGGACTTTTTTAGATATCGCTGCACCAAGTGTATTATTAGCACAGGCAATCGGTCGTTGGGGAAATTTCATGAACCACGAAGCATATGGACCAGACACGACGCGAAGCTTCTTAGAAAGTCTGCATTTACCGCAATTCATCATTGATAATATGTATATCGAAGGGATCTATCGTCAACCAACATTTCTTTATGAATCACTTTGGAGTTTGATTGGATTTATTTTGCTTTTGTTTTTACGAAAGAAACCACACCTTTTGAAAAAAGGCGAAGTCCTTGTATGTTATCTAATGTGGTATAGTTTCGGGCGTTTCTTTATTGAAGGATTACGTACAGACAGTCTTTACTTTTTAGGTGTGATCCGTATTTCTCAATTATTATCTGCTGTGTTATTTGTCGGTACATTGATTCTATTTATTTGGCGCAGAAAAAAAGGAAATTTACCGGATTATGACCGCTCATTAGGAAAAAATCAACAAATTATCTGA
- a CDS encoding NAD(P)H-dependent glycerol-3-phosphate dehydrogenase has translation MNYRVAVLGPGSWGTALAQVLAENGHDVRIWGHRASQVEEINTQHTNQRYLPDHYLPDSIQAFTNMEDAVKDADAVLFVIPTKAIRSVAKELVPKLNTKPVIIHASKGLEQGTHKRISDILLEEIPAEKRKAVVVLSGPSHAEEVAKHDITTITAASTDAKAAKYVQELFMNNYFRIYTNPDVIGVEMGAALKNIIAIGAGAIHGLGFGDNAKAAIMTRGLAEISRLGVAMGANPLTFIGLSGVGDLVVTCTSVHSRNWRAGNLLGQGQPLEEVLANMGMVVEGVNTTQAAMELAQIMEIEMPITQTIYEVLYEQKEIKTAAKEIMLRDGKKENEFSLTIF, from the coding sequence ATGAATTATAGAGTAGCGGTTTTAGGACCAGGCTCTTGGGGTACTGCTTTGGCACAAGTCCTCGCCGAAAACGGACATGACGTTCGGATTTGGGGACATCGTGCTTCACAAGTAGAAGAAATCAACACCCAACACACGAATCAACGTTATTTACCAGATCATTATCTACCCGATTCCATCCAAGCATTCACCAATATGGAAGATGCAGTAAAAGACGCAGATGCGGTGCTATTCGTCATTCCAACGAAAGCAATACGTTCTGTTGCAAAAGAACTAGTGCCTAAATTGAATACAAAGCCAGTGATCATCCATGCAAGTAAAGGATTAGAACAGGGAACACATAAAAGGATCTCTGACATCTTGTTAGAGGAAATCCCAGCAGAAAAAAGAAAAGCTGTTGTTGTTCTTTCTGGACCAAGCCATGCAGAAGAAGTAGCGAAACATGACATCACTACGATCACAGCTGCAAGTACAGATGCAAAAGCAGCAAAATATGTACAAGAGCTGTTCATGAATAATTATTTTCGGATCTATACCAATCCTGATGTGATCGGTGTAGAGATGGGGGCAGCTTTGAAAAATATTATTGCTATTGGTGCTGGCGCTATTCACGGCTTAGGGTTTGGCGATAATGCAAAGGCAGCAATCATGACGCGCGGATTAGCTGAGATCAGCCGTTTAGGTGTAGCAATGGGTGCCAACCCGCTGACCTTTATCGGATTAAGCGGAGTAGGCGATCTAGTCGTTACTTGCACAAGTGTTCATTCTAGGAACTGGCGCGCAGGCAACTTGTTAGGACAAGGGCAGCCCCTAGAAGAGGTGCTAGCCAATATGGGAATGGTCGTTGAAGGTGTGAATACTACCCAAGCAGCGATGGAACTAGCCCAAATAATGGAAATCGAAATGCCCATCACTCAAACAATCTATGAAGTGCTGTATGAACAAAAAGAAATCAAAACAGCCGCAAAAGAAATCATGTTACGTGATGGGAAAAAAGAAAATGAATTCTCATTAACAATTTTTTGA
- the galU gene encoding UTP--glucose-1-phosphate uridylyltransferase GalU: MKVKKAVIPAAGLGTRFLPATKAMAKEMLPIVDKPTIQFIVEEALKSGIEDILIVTGKAKRPIEDHFDSNIELETNLSEKGKTELLKLVEETTDVNLHFIRQSHPKGLGHAVLQARAFIGNEPFVVMLGDDIMEDEVPLTQQLIDDYERTHASTIAVMQVPHDETSKYGIINPGEVLEDGLYNVKNFVEKPDPSKAPSDLAIIGRYLLTPEIFDVLSEQQPGAGNEIQLTDAIDTLNKTQRVFARKFTGKRYDVGDKFGFMKTSIEYGLTHPEVGAPLREYILSLGKTLEAEGSKIDHNPKGITEIKEEKKK, translated from the coding sequence ATGAAAGTCAAAAAAGCAGTTATTCCAGCAGCAGGATTAGGAACAAGATTTTTACCAGCAACAAAAGCTATGGCAAAGGAAATGTTGCCAATTGTTGATAAACCAACAATCCAGTTCATCGTTGAAGAAGCGTTGAAATCAGGAATCGAAGACATCTTGATCGTTACAGGAAAAGCTAAACGACCAATCGAAGATCACTTTGATTCAAATATTGAATTAGAAACAAACCTAAGTGAAAAAGGAAAGACCGAATTATTGAAATTAGTAGAAGAAACGACAGATGTCAACTTGCATTTCATCCGTCAATCTCATCCAAAGGGTTTAGGACATGCCGTTCTTCAAGCAAGAGCCTTTATTGGAAATGAACCGTTTGTCGTTATGCTAGGCGATGATATCATGGAAGATGAAGTACCATTGACACAGCAATTAATCGATGATTACGAACGTACTCATGCTTCTACGATCGCCGTTATGCAAGTTCCTCATGATGAAACTTCAAAATACGGAATTATCAATCCAGGAGAAGTATTGGAAGATGGGTTATACAATGTCAAAAACTTTGTTGAAAAACCAGATCCAAGCAAAGCACCAAGTGATTTAGCTATTATTGGACGTTACTTATTGACTCCAGAAATTTTTGATGTATTGTCCGAGCAACAACCAGGAGCCGGAAATGAAATCCAACTAACTGACGCAATCGATACATTGAATAAAACACAACGCGTATTTGCCCGTAAATTCACAGGTAAACGTTACGATGTCGGTGACAAATTTGGTTTTATGAAAACAAGTATTGAATATGGTCTAACACATCCAGAAGTAGGTGCACCTTTACGTGAGTATATCCTGTCTTTAGGTAAAACATTAGAAGCAGAAGG